The DNA window TGCTGCGGCTCAAACGCGCGCAACGGAGGGCAAGCAATACCGCCGCATTGACGGCTTTAACCAACGAACCGGGATAATACCCGACAAAGGACCCTGCATGTTTCTCGCGATAGCATTATTAATCGTTGGTTTATTTCTACTGGTGTATGGTGCAGACCGCTTAGTTTATGGTGCTGCCGTGATTTCCCGCTCGCTCGGCGTACCGCCGTTGATCATCGGCATGACCATCGTCGGCATCGGCACTTCGCTGCCGGAGCTGATCGTGTCCACCACCGCCGCGCTGAACGGGCAGATAGATATGGCCGTTGGCAACGTATTAGGGTCCAACATCACCAACATCTTATTGATCCTGGGGGTGGCGGCGCTGATTCACCCGCTGGCCGCGCGCTCCGAGATACTGCGCCGCGAACTGCCGCTGATGTTAGCGGTCACAGTATTGTGCGGTTTCGTGTTGATGGATGGCACCCTGAGCAGGCTGGACGGCGTGCTGCTGCTGGCCGCCGCCGCCGGCTTCATCCTGCTGATGCTGAAAATCGCCCGGCTGGCGCAGCGCGAGGGCAGCGACAGCCTGACCATGGAGCAGATAGCCGAACTGCCGCA is part of the Serratia marcescens genome and encodes:
- a CDS encoding calcium/sodium antiporter, whose amino-acid sequence is MFLAIALLIVGLFLLVYGADRLVYGAAVISRSLGVPPLIIGMTIVGIGTSLPELIVSTTAALNGQIDMAVGNVLGSNITNILLILGVAALIHPLAARSEILRRELPLMLAVTVLCGFVLMDGTLSRLDGVLLLAAAAGFILLMLKIARLAQREGSDSLTMEQIAELPQDSSNTVAVLWLVLAFIILPLSSRMVVDNATVIAHYFGLSELVVGLTIIAIGTSLPELATSIAGALKGEDDMAIGNIIGSNIFNTVIVLGVPALLSPGSVDAAAFQRDYWVMLAASVLLSVLCIGRKHRIGHLAGALLLCGFIAYLAVLFFNPFSTFG